One part of the Mobula birostris isolate sMobBir1 chromosome 17, sMobBir1.hap1, whole genome shotgun sequence genome encodes these proteins:
- the LOC140211566 gene encoding coiled-coil domain-containing protein 112-like isoform X1 encodes MAALATAAAPAQRVDACAWKSEAAPRHWAPVPALRDSDNPAAFLQEMRRLRLQIASLEKDKNTYLFSKKNERAEYNSFEELDLKMANNRKTEQMKIQQQLAKIHHNVKRFQGQLKDVKPTPEFIEKLREIMEEVEDSINVFKEAQRQIYENLLKEEKVATQEVLAVEKKIEIWARNPTVISKTALAKGSSIKPGNVLVEIADFEKFLQQTGHQGGWDDFDHKNFLKVWTKHKGKPSFIEEALQYLVGRTREDIIQHEQWYQEFLFLEKRRKEAIQRWKTEKQQEKEKLMRLQAQNGAELDAEQQAKEEAKRLRAEKERRERAIKLQLWKKEKELEFAQEKEKQMKEEAERIKREKKESLRRLKVKKVLEDYTKQKKEEEEFLQLETQMREQAEKEEKQWLVAKEISRFQERDFNKLEFKLLEKRMQKEMEDEREKRFSKLKEKVEAQIQRDPSRLFKLTKGWEEHTKNIGKCDGGPVLYLPHRAVPSWRKGI; translated from the exons ATGGCGGCCCTAGCAACGGCGGCGGCCCCTGCTCAGCGG GTGGACGCCTGTGCGTGGAAGTCGGAGGCAGCGCCGAGACATTGGGCCCCCGTGCCGGCTCTGAGGGACTCGGACAACCCGGCGGCATTCCTCCAGGAGATGCGGAGGCTGAGGCTCCA AATAGCCAGTTTAGAAAAGGATAAGAATACTTATCTTTTCAGTAAAAAGAATGAGAGAGCAGAATATAACTCTTTTGAAGAGCTGGATCTGAAGATGGCAAATAACAGGAAAACAGAAC AGATGAAAATTCAACAGCAACTTGCAAAAATACATCATAATGTGAAGAGATTCCAGGGACAGCTAAAAGATGTCAAACCTACTCCAGAAT TTATAGAAAAATTAAGGGAGATAATGGAAGAAGTTGAAGATTCAATTAATGTCTTCAAAGAAGCTCAACGACAGAT ATATGAAAACCTTTTGAAAGAAGAAAAAGTTGCTACTCAAGAAGTTTTAGCTGTGGAGAAGAAAATAGAAATATGGGCCCGTAATCCGACTGTGATTTCTAAGACTGCCTTAGCAAAGGGATCATCAATTAAACCAGGCAATGTGCTGGTGGAAATTGCAGACTTTGAAAAGTTCCTTCAGCAGACTGGACACCAAGGTGGCTGGGATGATTTTGATCATAAGAACTTTCTCAAGGTATGGACAAAACACAAAGGGAAGCCTTCTTTTATTGAAGAGGCTCTACAGTATTTGGTTGGAAGGACTCGAGAGGATATAATTCAGCATGAACAATGGTATCAAGAGTttctctttcttgaaaaaaggCGGAAAGAG GCTATTCAGAGGTGGAAAACAGAGAAGCAACAAGAAAAAGAAAAGCTGATGAGGTTGCAGGCACAGAATGGAGCTGAGTTAGATGCAGAGCAACAGGCAAAAGAAGAGGCTAAACGACTCAGGGCTGAGaaggagagaagagaaagagctATCAAGCTCCAgttgtggaagaaagaaaaggaattgGAGTTTGctcaagagaaagaaaaacaaatgaaggaagaagcagagagaataaaaagggaaaaaaaggaaagttTAAGGCGGCTCAAAGTGAAAAAAGTTCTTGAAGATTATACTAAGcaaaagaaggaggaggaggagtttcTGCAGCTGGAAACCCAAATGAGGGAGCAAgctgaaaaagaagaaaaacaatggcttgtggcaaaagaaatttccaGGTTTCAAGAGAGA GATTTTAACAAATTGGAGTTCAAATTATTGGAGAAGCGAATGCAGAAGGAGATGGAGGATGAGCGAGAAAAGAGATTTTCCAAGCTTAAAGAGaag GTCGAAGCTCAAATACAACGTGATCCATCTAGACTATTCAAACTGACCAAAGGTTGGGAGGAACACACAAAAAATATCGGGAAATGTGATGGTGggcctgtgctgtatctccctcACAG GGCTGTTCCTAGTTGGCGGAAGGGGATATAA
- the LOC140211566 gene encoding coiled-coil domain-containing protein 112-like isoform X2 — protein MANNRKTEQMKIQQQLAKIHHNVKRFQGQLKDVKPTPEFIEKLREIMEEVEDSINVFKEAQRQIYENLLKEEKVATQEVLAVEKKIEIWARNPTVISKTALAKGSSIKPGNVLVEIADFEKFLQQTGHQGGWDDFDHKNFLKVWTKHKGKPSFIEEALQYLVGRTREDIIQHEQWYQEFLFLEKRRKEAIQRWKTEKQQEKEKLMRLQAQNGAELDAEQQAKEEAKRLRAEKERRERAIKLQLWKKEKELEFAQEKEKQMKEEAERIKREKKESLRRLKVKKVLEDYTKQKKEEEEFLQLETQMREQAEKEEKQWLVAKEISRFQERDFNKLEFKLLEKRMQKEMEDEREKRFSKLKEKVEAQIQRDPSRLFKLTKGWEEHTKNIGKCDGGPVLYLPHRAVPSWRKGI, from the exons ATGGCAAATAACAGGAAAACAGAAC AGATGAAAATTCAACAGCAACTTGCAAAAATACATCATAATGTGAAGAGATTCCAGGGACAGCTAAAAGATGTCAAACCTACTCCAGAAT TTATAGAAAAATTAAGGGAGATAATGGAAGAAGTTGAAGATTCAATTAATGTCTTCAAAGAAGCTCAACGACAGAT ATATGAAAACCTTTTGAAAGAAGAAAAAGTTGCTACTCAAGAAGTTTTAGCTGTGGAGAAGAAAATAGAAATATGGGCCCGTAATCCGACTGTGATTTCTAAGACTGCCTTAGCAAAGGGATCATCAATTAAACCAGGCAATGTGCTGGTGGAAATTGCAGACTTTGAAAAGTTCCTTCAGCAGACTGGACACCAAGGTGGCTGGGATGATTTTGATCATAAGAACTTTCTCAAGGTATGGACAAAACACAAAGGGAAGCCTTCTTTTATTGAAGAGGCTCTACAGTATTTGGTTGGAAGGACTCGAGAGGATATAATTCAGCATGAACAATGGTATCAAGAGTttctctttcttgaaaaaaggCGGAAAGAG GCTATTCAGAGGTGGAAAACAGAGAAGCAACAAGAAAAAGAAAAGCTGATGAGGTTGCAGGCACAGAATGGAGCTGAGTTAGATGCAGAGCAACAGGCAAAAGAAGAGGCTAAACGACTCAGGGCTGAGaaggagagaagagaaagagctATCAAGCTCCAgttgtggaagaaagaaaaggaattgGAGTTTGctcaagagaaagaaaaacaaatgaaggaagaagcagagagaataaaaagggaaaaaaaggaaagttTAAGGCGGCTCAAAGTGAAAAAAGTTCTTGAAGATTATACTAAGcaaaagaaggaggaggaggagtttcTGCAGCTGGAAACCCAAATGAGGGAGCAAgctgaaaaagaagaaaaacaatggcttgtggcaaaagaaatttccaGGTTTCAAGAGAGA GATTTTAACAAATTGGAGTTCAAATTATTGGAGAAGCGAATGCAGAAGGAGATGGAGGATGAGCGAGAAAAGAGATTTTCCAAGCTTAAAGAGaag GTCGAAGCTCAAATACAACGTGATCCATCTAGACTATTCAAACTGACCAAAGGTTGGGAGGAACACACAAAAAATATCGGGAAATGTGATGGTGggcctgtgctgtatctccctcACAG GGCTGTTCCTAGTTGGCGGAAGGGGATATAA